One window of the Pyrus communis chromosome 17, drPyrComm1.1, whole genome shotgun sequence genome contains the following:
- the LOC137722652 gene encoding non-specific lipid transfer protein GPI-anchored 3-like: protein MGCYSISMLGVATVVVLLSLFGSAAGQTTPGCAQDLLPCADYLNSTAQPSATCCTAIKQTVATQLPCLCNLFYTPGLLESLGSNVTSALRIATACGQSLDTSKCKTAAVAPTQSTPPATGTPGNDDGGSGRVEWTGFFALVLLWASVMLY from the exons ATGGGCTGCTACAGCATTTCCATGTTGGGGGTGGCCACGGTGGTTGTGTTGTTAAGTTTATTCGGATCGGCGGCCGGTCAAACGACGCCGGGTTGTGCTCAGGACCTTCTGCCGTGCGCGGACTACCTCAACAGCACAGCTCAACCATCTGCCACCTGCTGCACCGCCATCAAGCAGACGGTGGCCACCCAGCTTCCGTGTCTCTGCAACCTCTTTTACACTCCCGGACTTCTCGAGAGTTTGGGCAGCAACGTCACTTCCGCTCTCAGAATCGCCACCGCTTGCGGCCAATCACTTGATACATCCAAATGCAAAA CTGCCGCAGTTGCTCCTACACAATCCACACCTCCAGCCACAG GAACACCGGGAAATGACGATGGCGGTTCCGGCAGGGTAGAGTGGACTGGATTTTTTGCTCTTGTCTTATTGTGGGCTTCTGTCATGCTATATTAG
- the LOC137722386 gene encoding FAM10 family protein At4g22670 isoform X2: MDEAKLNQLKHFVEQCKSDPSVLADPSLSFFRDYLESLGATLPASAQKQGDSKSSYVVEESDDDMADTEAAQVHVEEEEDEIIESDVELEGDTVEPDDEPPQKMGDASVEVTDENRDAAQAAKSKAMEAISEGNLEEAVEHLTEAILLNPTSAIMYGTRASVYIKMKKPSAAIRDASAALEINPDSAKGYKSRGIARAMLGHWEEAAKDLHLASKLDYDEEIGAVLKKVEPNVHRIEEHRRKYDRLRKEREDKRIERERQRRRAEAQAAYEKAKKQEQSSSSRRSGGFPGGMPGMPGGFPAGMGGGFPGGMPGMPGGFPAGMGGGFPGGMPGGFPAGMGGGFPGGASGGAPGGASGGAPGGFPGSAPGGVPGNVDFSKILNDPELMNAFSDPEVMDALQDVMKNPANLAKHQANPKVAPIIAKMMSKFAGPK; the protein is encoded by the exons ATGGACGAGGCGAAGCTCAACCAACTCAAGCATTTCGTCGAACAGTGCAAATCCGATCCCTCCGTCCTCGCCGATCCTTCGCTCTCCTTCTTCCGCGACTACCTCGAGAG TCTCGGCGCTACGCTCCCTGCCTCTGCTCAGAAGCAAGGCGATTCAAAATCG AGCTATGTCGTGGAGGAGAGCGACGACGACATGGCGGACACTGAAGCCGCTCAAGTTCATGTCGAAGAAGAGGAGGATGAGATAATCGAATCTGATGTTGAGCTCGAGGGTGACACCGTGGAGCCTGACGATGAACCTCCTCAGAAG ATGGGAGACGCATCGGTTGAGGTGACTGATGAGAACCGTGATGCTGCACAGGCAGCAAAATCTAAAGCTATGGAGGCCATTTCAGAAG GTAACTTGGAGGAAGCAGTTGAACATCTCACTGAGGCGATTTTGCTCAATCCTACATCAGCAATTATGTACGGCACCAGAG CTAGTGTGTAcatcaaaatgaaaaaaccTAGTGCTGCTATCCGGGATGCCAGTGCTGCTCTTGAG ATCAATCCCGACTCTGCTAAAGGCTACAAGTCTCGTGGCATAGCACGAGCAATGCTTGGTCATTGGGAAGAGGCTGCTAAGGATCTTCACTTGGCATCAAAGCTTGATTATGATGAAGAAATAGGTGCTGTACTTAAGAAG GTTGAACCAAATGTGCACAGGATTGAGGAACACCGTCGCAAATATGATAGGCTTCGCAAAGAAAGAGAGGACAAAAGGATTGAGCGCGAGAGACAACGTCGCCGTGCTGAAGCTCAG GCTGCATATGAGAAGGCTAAGAAGCAAGAGCAGTCATCTTCTAGTAGAAGGTCTGGAGGCTTTCCAGGAGGAATGCCTGGTATGCCCGGTGGCTTTCCAGCAGGCATGGGTGGAGGCTTTCCAGGAGGAATGCCTGGTATGCCCGGTGGCTTTCCAGCAGGCATGGGTGGAGGGTTTCCAGGAGGAATGCCTGGAGGGTTTCCAGCCGGCATGGGCGGCGGCTTTCCTGGAGGTGCATCTGGAGGTGCTCCTGGAGGTGCATCTGGAGGTGCACCTGGAGGTTTCCCCGGTAGCGCGCCAGGAGGGGTGCCTGGAAATGTTGATTTTAGCAAAATATTGAAT GACCCTGAACTGATGAATGCATTTAGTGATCCAGAAGTCATGGATGCTCTTCAAGACG TAATGAAGAACCCTGCTAATCTAGCAAAGCATCAAGCAAATCCAAAGGTGGCTCCTATTATTGCAAAGATGATGAGCAAATTTGCCGGACCGAAGTGA
- the LOC137722386 gene encoding FAM10 family protein At4g22670 isoform X3, with protein sequence MDEAKLNQLKHFVEQCKSDPSVLADPSLSFFRDYLESLGATLPASAQKQGDSKSKSYVVEESDDDMADTEAAQVHVEEEEDEIIESDVELEGDTVEPDDEPPQKMGDASVEVTDENRDAAQAAKSKAMEAISEGNLEEAVEHLTEAILLNPTSAIMYGTRASVYIKMKKPSAAIRDASAALEINPDSAKGYKSRGIARAMLGHWEEAAKDLHLASKLDYDEEIGAVLKKVEPNVHRIEEHRRKYDRLRKEREDKRIERERQRRRAEAQAAYEKAKKQEQSSSSRRSGGFPGGMPGMPGGFPAGMGGGFPGGMPGGFPAGMGGGFPGGASGGAPGGASGGAPGGFPGSAPGGVPGNVDFSKILNDPELMNAFSDPEVMDALQDVMKNPANLAKHQANPKVAPIIAKMMSKFAGPK encoded by the exons ATGGACGAGGCGAAGCTCAACCAACTCAAGCATTTCGTCGAACAGTGCAAATCCGATCCCTCCGTCCTCGCCGATCCTTCGCTCTCCTTCTTCCGCGACTACCTCGAGAG TCTCGGCGCTACGCTCCCTGCCTCTGCTCAGAAGCAAGGCGATTCAAAATCG AAGAGCTATGTCGTGGAGGAGAGCGACGACGACATGGCGGACACTGAAGCCGCTCAAGTTCATGTCGAAGAAGAGGAGGATGAGATAATCGAATCTGATGTTGAGCTCGAGGGTGACACCGTGGAGCCTGACGATGAACCTCCTCAGAAG ATGGGAGACGCATCGGTTGAGGTGACTGATGAGAACCGTGATGCTGCACAGGCAGCAAAATCTAAAGCTATGGAGGCCATTTCAGAAG GTAACTTGGAGGAAGCAGTTGAACATCTCACTGAGGCGATTTTGCTCAATCCTACATCAGCAATTATGTACGGCACCAGAG CTAGTGTGTAcatcaaaatgaaaaaaccTAGTGCTGCTATCCGGGATGCCAGTGCTGCTCTTGAG ATCAATCCCGACTCTGCTAAAGGCTACAAGTCTCGTGGCATAGCACGAGCAATGCTTGGTCATTGGGAAGAGGCTGCTAAGGATCTTCACTTGGCATCAAAGCTTGATTATGATGAAGAAATAGGTGCTGTACTTAAGAAG GTTGAACCAAATGTGCACAGGATTGAGGAACACCGTCGCAAATATGATAGGCTTCGCAAAGAAAGAGAGGACAAAAGGATTGAGCGCGAGAGACAACGTCGCCGTGCTGAAGCTCAG GCTGCATATGAGAAGGCTAAGAAGCAAGAGCAGTCATCTTCTAGTAGAAGGTCTGGAGGCTTTCCAGGAGGAATGCCTGGTATGCCCGGTGGCTTTCCAGCAGGCATGGGTGGAG GGTTTCCAGGAGGAATGCCTGGAGGGTTTCCAGCCGGCATGGGCGGCGGCTTTCCTGGAGGTGCATCTGGAGGTGCTCCTGGAGGTGCATCTGGAGGTGCACCTGGAGGTTTCCCCGGTAGCGCGCCAGGAGGGGTGCCTGGAAATGTTGATTTTAGCAAAATATTGAAT GACCCTGAACTGATGAATGCATTTAGTGATCCAGAAGTCATGGATGCTCTTCAAGACG TAATGAAGAACCCTGCTAATCTAGCAAAGCATCAAGCAAATCCAAAGGTGGCTCCTATTATTGCAAAGATGATGAGCAAATTTGCCGGACCGAAGTGA
- the LOC137722386 gene encoding FAM10 family protein At4g22670 isoform X1 — MDEAKLNQLKHFVEQCKSDPSVLADPSLSFFRDYLESLGATLPASAQKQGDSKSKSYVVEESDDDMADTEAAQVHVEEEEDEIIESDVELEGDTVEPDDEPPQKMGDASVEVTDENRDAAQAAKSKAMEAISEGNLEEAVEHLTEAILLNPTSAIMYGTRASVYIKMKKPSAAIRDASAALEINPDSAKGYKSRGIARAMLGHWEEAAKDLHLASKLDYDEEIGAVLKKVEPNVHRIEEHRRKYDRLRKEREDKRIERERQRRRAEAQAAYEKAKKQEQSSSSRRSGGFPGGMPGMPGGFPAGMGGGFPGGMPGMPGGFPAGMGGGFPGGMPGGFPAGMGGGFPGGASGGAPGGASGGAPGGFPGSAPGGVPGNVDFSKILNDPELMNAFSDPEVMDALQDVMKNPANLAKHQANPKVAPIIAKMMSKFAGPK; from the exons ATGGACGAGGCGAAGCTCAACCAACTCAAGCATTTCGTCGAACAGTGCAAATCCGATCCCTCCGTCCTCGCCGATCCTTCGCTCTCCTTCTTCCGCGACTACCTCGAGAG TCTCGGCGCTACGCTCCCTGCCTCTGCTCAGAAGCAAGGCGATTCAAAATCG AAGAGCTATGTCGTGGAGGAGAGCGACGACGACATGGCGGACACTGAAGCCGCTCAAGTTCATGTCGAAGAAGAGGAGGATGAGATAATCGAATCTGATGTTGAGCTCGAGGGTGACACCGTGGAGCCTGACGATGAACCTCCTCAGAAG ATGGGAGACGCATCGGTTGAGGTGACTGATGAGAACCGTGATGCTGCACAGGCAGCAAAATCTAAAGCTATGGAGGCCATTTCAGAAG GTAACTTGGAGGAAGCAGTTGAACATCTCACTGAGGCGATTTTGCTCAATCCTACATCAGCAATTATGTACGGCACCAGAG CTAGTGTGTAcatcaaaatgaaaaaaccTAGTGCTGCTATCCGGGATGCCAGTGCTGCTCTTGAG ATCAATCCCGACTCTGCTAAAGGCTACAAGTCTCGTGGCATAGCACGAGCAATGCTTGGTCATTGGGAAGAGGCTGCTAAGGATCTTCACTTGGCATCAAAGCTTGATTATGATGAAGAAATAGGTGCTGTACTTAAGAAG GTTGAACCAAATGTGCACAGGATTGAGGAACACCGTCGCAAATATGATAGGCTTCGCAAAGAAAGAGAGGACAAAAGGATTGAGCGCGAGAGACAACGTCGCCGTGCTGAAGCTCAG GCTGCATATGAGAAGGCTAAGAAGCAAGAGCAGTCATCTTCTAGTAGAAGGTCTGGAGGCTTTCCAGGAGGAATGCCTGGTATGCCCGGTGGCTTTCCAGCAGGCATGGGTGGAGGCTTTCCAGGAGGAATGCCTGGTATGCCCGGTGGCTTTCCAGCAGGCATGGGTGGAGGGTTTCCAGGAGGAATGCCTGGAGGGTTTCCAGCCGGCATGGGCGGCGGCTTTCCTGGAGGTGCATCTGGAGGTGCTCCTGGAGGTGCATCTGGAGGTGCACCTGGAGGTTTCCCCGGTAGCGCGCCAGGAGGGGTGCCTGGAAATGTTGATTTTAGCAAAATATTGAAT GACCCTGAACTGATGAATGCATTTAGTGATCCAGAAGTCATGGATGCTCTTCAAGACG TAATGAAGAACCCTGCTAATCTAGCAAAGCATCAAGCAAATCCAAAGGTGGCTCCTATTATTGCAAAGATGATGAGCAAATTTGCCGGACCGAAGTGA